A portion of the Cryptomeria japonica chromosome 5, Sugi_1.0, whole genome shotgun sequence genome contains these proteins:
- the LOC131032719 gene encoding putative leucine-rich repeat receptor-like serine/threonine-protein kinase At2g24130 has product MLKGEIPESIASMKHLDVLDLSNNELTGEIPESLVHVMQLEVLNMSNNKLTGKVPEFLRKMKALDLSNNKMTYSIPKGKSHSTYLIKILGAIGAVAVFIACCLLLGFLWTRNLHREGFNQTVRKMLQKVKALVFEFFSNGSLEKLLYQDNAHSCKLGLKEVLNIAIDIAHAVKYIHYDCHVQIVHCDIKPSIVLLDESVTAHLSDFGISRFMGGISANSVNSTMDLKGSVGYIAPEYGLKFEWHDINSRRCLQLWHFIIGNVDKEEAN; this is encoded by the exons ATGTTGAAAGGTGAAATTCCAGAGTCTATAGCAAGTATGAAGCATCTTGACGTATTGGACCTCTCAAACAATGAATTAACAGGGGAAATTCCAGAGTCTTTAGTCCATGTGATGCAGCTTGAAGTATTAAACATGTCAAATAACAAATTAACAGGAAAAGTCCCAGAGTTTTTAAGAAAAATGAAGGCTTTGGATCTGTCAAATAATAAAATGACATACAGCATTCCAAAGGGGAAAAGTCATTCTACATACCTGATAAAAATATTGGGAGCAATAGGTGCTGTTGCTGTTTTTATAGCTTGTTGTCTACTTTTGGGATTTCTGTGGACAAGGAATCtgcatagagaagggttcaatcaAACAGTTCGTAAAATGCTTCAAAAG GTCAAAGCTTTAGTATTTGAGTTTTTTTCTAATGGAAGCTTAGAAAAACTTTTGTATCAAGACAATGCTCATAGCTGTAAATTGGGATTGAAGGAAGTGCTGAACATAGCTATAGATATAGCCCATGCTGTGAAATATATTCATTATGATTGCCATGTGCAGATAGTGCATTGTGACATAAAGCCAAGCATTGTTCTTTTAGATGAAAGCGTGACAGCCCATCTATCAGATTTTGGGATATCCAGATTCATGGGTGGAATCTCGGCCAATTCAGTAAACTCAACAATGGATTTAAAAGGTTCAGTGGGCTACATCGCACCAG AATATGGATTGAAATTTGAGTGGCATGATATCAATTCGAGGAGATGTTTACAGCTATGGCATTTTATTATTGGAAATGTTGACAAGGAGGAGGCCAACTGA
- the LOC131032717 gene encoding LRR receptor-like serine/threonine-protein kinase RGI5 has translation MYDFLGFLEISSYSSDWSRHISGSDPCQWDGVSCSENGGGDVVELHFAGFEFSNSILQSIYKLPALQVLDLYDTLLAGEIPQVFTQCTNLISINLTLNHLTGPIPGSIGNLANLETLSLTSNVLFGSIPLQLSYMKDLQFLDLSDNQLTGSIPPQLFSLSNLMTLDLTSISLSGGMPQIFSRNLIRVSIGNNRLNGTIPSTVSNAPNLAYLEMNNNHLIGPIPEQLGNCRELQWLDLGNNKSRGPLINVLPKLLQLKYLKLTNNMFEGTILDELSILSSLNYIDLSGNLLSGNLPSKIFKLNRLQHLWLQNNLLTGTIPQNIQDAVSLLELRLERNNLTGTIPPGIGML, from the coding sequence atgtatgatttTCTTGGATTTTTAGAAATTTCAAGTTATTCATCTGACTGGAGCCGTCATATTTCTGGTTCTGATCCATGCCAATGGGATGGTGTAAGTTGCAGTGAAAATGGGGGTGGTGATGTTGTAGAACTCCACTTCGCTGGTTTTGAGTTTAGTAATagcattttgcaaagtatatataAGTTACCAGCACTTCAAGTTCTTGACCTCTATGATACCCTTCTTGCCGGTGAGATTCCCCAAGTGTTTACTCAATGCACCAATTTGATTTCGATTAACCTCACTCTCAATCACCTAACAGGCCCAATCCCTGGGAGTATTGGTAACCTTGCCAATTTGGAAACTCTGTCTCTCACTTCCAATGTTTTATTTGGAAGCATTCCTTTACAGTTATCATACATGAAAGATCTGCAGTTCCTTGATCTCAGTGACAACCAATTAACTGGATCTATTCCTCCACAATTGTTTTCTTTGAGTAATCTGATGACTTTGGACCTGACCTCCATTTCGCTTTCTGGAGGCATGCCTCAGATTTTTTCAAGAAATTTGATTAGGGTGAGCATAGGTAACAACAGGTTGAATGGAACGATCCCTTCTACAGTTTCAAATGCTCCAAATTTGGCATACCTAGAAATGAATAACAACCATCTAATTGGACCGATTCCAGAGCAACTAGGAAACTGTAGGGAACTCCAGTGGCTTGATCTAGGAAACAATAAATCGAGAGGCCCATTAATCAATGTACTGCCTAAACTTCTCCAATTAAAGTATTTGAAGCTCACAAATAATATGTTTGAGGGAACTATTCTAGATGAACTCTCTATTTTGTCTAGTTTGAACTATATTGATTTGAGTGGCAATCTACTATCCGGTAACCTACCCTCAAAAATTTTCAAGCTTAATCGTCTGCAGCATTTATGGTTACAGAATAATCTTTTGACAGGAACTATTCCACAGAATATACAAGATGCAGTGTCCTTGTTGGAGCTCAGATTGGAGAGAAACAATCTTACAGGAACAATTCCACCGGGAATTGGCATGTTGTAG